Proteins from a single region of Candidatus Woesearchaeota archaeon:
- a CDS encoding right-handed parallel beta-helix repeat-containing protein, with protein MRLELIIIFICGIIFLGCSSSQSPETPSFLQDLDLPKLPEKNEMVLQNQTQVTLPSGKFDESCSSLSLVRGSIIDVSNAQNLQDAVKNANSAGGDTTILLADGKYLLDKPLWIEANNLVVRSKSGDREKVVISGGAMSNGISHIFMIAADNVTIADLKIGEVENHAIQIHGELDADNVLIHNVHVFDTNEQMIKGSYDAAKTEVGTDNGIVECSLFEYTAGIGPQYYIGGIDVHNGKGWIVRNNIFKNIKSPQLNEDLPAEHAIHFWSNSQDTLVENNTIINCDRGIGFGLGDRGHQRGIIRNNHLYHDSSAGDVGIALENAGDVVIQDNIILFDNDYPNAIEYRFEKSQGITISGTKTNKAIKARNGGQAVLTRNEEVLISAFIDPAQGNFEER; from the coding sequence ATGCGTTTAGAACTAATAATCATTTTCATTTGTGGCATTATTTTTTTAGGATGTAGCTCATCACAATCCCCAGAAACGCCTTCATTTTTACAAGATCTGGATTTACCAAAATTACCCGAAAAAAATGAAATGGTGCTACAAAATCAAACACAGGTCACTCTTCCTAGTGGCAAATTTGATGAATCCTGCAGTTCACTTAGTCTTGTACGAGGCAGCATTATTGACGTTAGTAACGCCCAAAACCTTCAAGACGCTGTAAAGAACGCGAACTCTGCTGGTGGCGATACTACTATTCTACTCGCCGACGGAAAATACCTCTTAGACAAACCCCTTTGGATTGAAGCGAACAATCTCGTTGTCCGCAGTAAATCCGGTGATCGAGAAAAAGTTGTTATCTCCGGAGGTGCGATGAGCAACGGCATTAGCCATATTTTCATGATCGCTGCAGATAATGTTACCATTGCCGATCTAAAAATAGGCGAAGTAGAAAACCATGCTATTCAAATCCACGGTGAATTAGATGCAGATAACGTTCTCATTCACAACGTCCACGTTTTTGACACTAATGAACAAATGATCAAAGGTTCTTACGACGCAGCAAAAACAGAAGTAGGAACAGATAACGGCATCGTTGAGTGTTCTCTTTTTGAGTATACTGCAGGAATTGGTCCCCAATATTACATTGGGGGAATTGATGTTCATAATGGCAAAGGATGGATCGTACGAAATAATATCTTTAAAAATATTAAAAGTCCACAATTAAACGAAGATCTTCCTGCTGAACATGCCATTCATTTCTGGTCCAATTCACAAGACACATTAGTTGAGAATAACACTATCATTAACTGCGATCGCGGCATTGGCTTTGGCTTAGGTGATCGAGGACATCAACGAGGAATTATTAGGAACAACCACCTTTATCACGACAGTTCTGCAGGTGACGTCGGCATCGCTTTAGAAAATGCTGGCGACGTTGTAATCCAAGACAACATCATTCTCTTTGACAACGACTATCCAAATGCCATTGAATATAGGTTTGAAAAAAGTCAAGGAATTACTATCTCGGGGACAAAGACCAATAAAGCAATCAAAGCACGAAATGGTGGACAAGCAGTATTGACTCGAAATGAAGAAGTTTTAATCAGTGCTTTCATTGATCCCGCACAAGGAAATTTTGAAGAAAGATAA
- a CDS encoding RNA-processing protein (similar to yeast Dim2p protein that is essential for 40S ribosomal subunit; structural studies show binding to 3' end of 16S rRNA in complex with archaeal IF2 alpha) yields the protein MAEDEFSYELKIPEERVAVLIGTEGKVKKEIEEATGCTLQISKEGDVEINGNDGLILYTTREIVHAIARGFNPKVALELLKTDYAFELIDMKDVAGKNKNTMERLKGRVIGANGKSREEIERLTDTHIVVYGKTIGIIGEVANVAASRDAVAMLLNGSMHKSVFSFLEKKRKELYFGQ from the coding sequence TGCTTATTGGAACAGAGGGAAAAGTTAAGAAAGAAATAGAAGAAGCCACAGGTTGTACATTACAGATTTCTAAAGAAGGAGATGTAGAGATTAATGGTAATGATGGGCTTATTTTGTACACCACTCGTGAAATTGTTCATGCGATTGCCCGGGGATTTAATCCTAAAGTTGCATTAGAATTGCTTAAAACTGATTATGCATTTGAATTGATTGATATGAAAGACGTTGCAGGGAAGAATAAAAACACAATGGAACGATTAAAAGGTCGTGTCATTGGTGCGAATGGTAAATCTCGTGAAGAAATAGAGAGATTAACTGACACCCATATTGTAGTATATGGTAAAACGATAGGTATTATTGGTGAAGTTGCTAATGTTGCTGCGTCTCGTGATGCTGTGGCCATGTTGTTGAACGGATCAATGCACAAAAGCGTATTCTCATTTCTAGAGAAGAAAAGAAAAGAATTGTATTTTGGGCAGTAG